One Polaribacter sp. KT25b DNA segment encodes these proteins:
- a CDS encoding ferredoxin — protein MVVITLQRNKCIGCNYCVEVAPEQFQMSKKDGKTVLLHSKEKKGFFTIKSFDESIYDCSVEAKKACPVKIIEVKQV, from the coding sequence ATGGTTGTAATTACGTTACAAAGAAATAAATGTATTGGTTGTAATTACTGTGTAGAGGTTGCTCCAGAGCAATTTCAAATGTCAAAAAAAGACGGAAAAACAGTGTTGTTGCATTCTAAAGAAAAGAAAGGTTTTTTTACCATAAAATCTTTTGATGAATCTATTTACGACTGCTCTGTAGAGGCAAAAAAAGCCTGTCCTGTTAAGATTATTGAAGTCAAACAAGTGTAA
- a CDS encoding sensor histidine kinase: protein MLKELNHRVKNNLSLIISLIKFQSQEIKEQFYKEKFKHLENRINTIAIAHEQFIYSDTKTAGEFYNLEEYLQKIAGLVNVSSRNVKYVQNIVAIQLNIDTALPIGILINELISNSIEHAVSKNPLIINVQIKKKRNLIYITYVDSGTIFSKDSKKDTLGLFIIESMVAQLNGKIEREKSTFKIVLEHKN, encoded by the coding sequence TTGTTAAAAGAATTAAATCATAGAGTAAAAAACAATTTATCACTTATTATAAGTTTAATAAAATTTCAATCGCAAGAAATAAAAGAACAATTTTATAAAGAGAAATTTAAACATTTAGAAAATAGAATTAATACCATTGCTATTGCCCATGAGCAATTTATTTATTCTGATACAAAAACAGCAGGTGAGTTTTATAATTTAGAGGAGTATTTACAAAAAATAGCAGGTTTAGTAAATGTATCTTCAAGAAATGTAAAATATGTACAAAATATCGTAGCAATTCAACTTAATATTGATACAGCTTTGCCAATTGGTATTTTAATTAACGAGTTGATAAGTAACAGTATTGAGCACGCAGTTTCAAAAAACCCGCTAATAATAAATGTACAAATAAAAAAGAAACGTAATTTAATTTATATTACGTACGTAGATTCTGGCACTATTTTTAGTAAAGATTCAAAAAAGGATACACTTGGTTTATTTATTATTGAGAGCATGGTTGCTCAGCTAAATGGGAAAATAGAACGAGAAAAATCAACATTTAAAATAGTTTTAGAACATAAAAATTAA
- a CDS encoding rhodanese-related sulfurtransferase, with protein sequence MQLYNKLSAIERAALIDEAGKDRLTISFYQYYKIENPQLFRDKLFLEWNELDVLGRIYVSYEGINAQLSVPSENFYALKDQLDSISFLKDIRLNVAVEQDNKSFLKLKVKVRNKIVADGLNDDTFDVTNKGVHLNAKEFNEMLANPDTVCVDMRNHYESEIGHFDGAVTPDVDTFRDSLDIIEEDLKDNKEDKNLLMYCTGGIRCEKASAYYKHKGFKNVFQLEGGIIEYTRQVKSEGIENKFIGKNFVFDHRRAERITDDVVSNCHQCGKPCDTHTNCANEACHLLFIQCDECSEKMENTCSTDCQEIIKLSYEEQKELRKGKGNSNKIFKKGRSEVLKFKK encoded by the coding sequence ATGCAACTGTACAATAAGTTAAGCGCAATAGAACGCGCTGCATTAATTGATGAAGCTGGCAAAGACCGCCTCACAATATCATTTTATCAATATTATAAGATAGAAAACCCACAATTATTTAGAGATAAGTTATTCCTAGAATGGAATGAACTCGACGTTTTAGGTCGAATTTATGTTTCTTACGAAGGCATAAATGCTCAATTATCTGTACCATCCGAAAACTTTTATGCTTTAAAAGATCAATTAGATAGTATTTCTTTTTTGAAGGATATTCGTTTAAATGTTGCTGTAGAACAAGACAATAAATCGTTTTTAAAGTTAAAAGTAAAAGTTAGAAACAAAATTGTTGCTGATGGTTTAAATGACGATACTTTTGATGTTACTAATAAAGGTGTTCACTTAAATGCCAAAGAATTTAATGAAATGTTGGCAAATCCTGATACGGTTTGTGTAGATATGCGTAATCATTACGAAAGTGAAATTGGTCATTTTGATGGAGCTGTAACTCCGGATGTTGATACATTTCGTGACTCTTTAGATATTATTGAAGAAGATTTAAAAGACAATAAAGAAGATAAAAATTTATTGATGTATTGTACAGGCGGAATTCGTTGCGAAAAAGCATCAGCTTATTACAAACACAAAGGATTTAAAAATGTTTTTCAGCTAGAAGGCGGAATTATAGAGTACACACGTCAAGTAAAATCCGAAGGAATAGAAAATAAATTTATTGGTAAAAACTTTGTGTTCGATCATAGAAGAGCAGAACGTATTACAGACGACGTAGTTTCTAATTGTCACCAATGTGGTAAACCTTGCGATACACATACAAATTGTGCTAATGAAGCATGTCATTTATTGTTTATTCAGTGTGATGAATGTTCAGAAAAGATGGAAAATACCTGTTCTACAGATTGCCAAGAAATTATAAAACTTTCTTACGAAGAGCAAAAAGAATTAAGAAAAGGAAAAGGAAATAGTAATAAAATATTTAAAAAAGGACGTTCTGAAGTTCTAAAATTTAAAAAATAA
- a CDS encoding peptidase U32 family protein: protein MQKIELMAPAGNFESMQAALDNGCDSIYFGVEQLNMRARASINFTLDDLEEIAKRCSEKNVRTYLTLNTIVYDHDLSIVKTLIKRAKEANITAVIAMDQAVISMAREQQMEVHISTQINITNIETVKFYSLFADTIVLSRELSLRQVKKITEDIEKEQIKGPSGRLIEVEIFGHGALCMAVSGKCYMSLHSANSSANRGACKQNCRKKYTVIDQETGFEMELDNEYIMSPKDLCTIDFLDQVADAGIKVLKIEGRGRAPEYVAKVIKCYRDAIDSLAAGTYDKEKVISWMQELEKVYNRGFWNGYYLGQKLGEWSKESGSHATQKKVFLGRGEHYFDKAKIGQFKIDAYDVNIGDTILITGPTTGAQEMELKQMFVNDKPSEKATKGDEVTMKLDFKIRRSDKLYKIVKTEFAEN, encoded by the coding sequence ATGCAAAAAATCGAATTAATGGCGCCAGCAGGAAATTTTGAATCTATGCAGGCTGCTTTAGACAATGGTTGTGATTCTATTTATTTTGGAGTAGAGCAACTTAATATGAGAGCAAGAGCTTCTATCAACTTTACGTTAGATGATTTAGAAGAAATTGCAAAAAGGTGTTCAGAAAAAAATGTAAGAACCTATCTTACATTAAATACAATTGTTTACGATCATGATTTATCAATAGTAAAAACATTGATAAAAAGAGCAAAAGAAGCTAATATTACGGCTGTAATTGCGATGGATCAAGCGGTGATTTCTATGGCTAGAGAACAGCAAATGGAAGTTCATATTTCTACGCAAATAAATATTACAAATATAGAAACGGTTAAGTTTTACAGTCTTTTTGCTGATACAATTGTTCTAAGTAGAGAGTTGAGTTTGCGTCAAGTAAAAAAGATTACAGAAGATATTGAGAAAGAGCAAATAAAAGGACCTTCAGGTAGATTAATTGAAGTAGAAATTTTTGGACATGGAGCTTTGTGTATGGCAGTTTCTGGTAAATGTTATATGAGTTTACATTCTGCAAATTCATCAGCAAATAGAGGAGCTTGTAAACAAAATTGCAGAAAAAAATATACTGTTATCGATCAAGAAACTGGTTTTGAAATGGAGTTGGATAATGAGTATATTATGTCCCCAAAAGACTTATGTACTATCGATTTTTTAGATCAAGTTGCAGATGCAGGAATCAAAGTTTTAAAGATTGAGGGAAGAGGAAGAGCGCCAGAATATGTTGCCAAAGTAATTAAATGTTACAGAGATGCAATTGATAGTTTAGCTGCAGGAACTTACGATAAAGAAAAAGTAATTTCTTGGATGCAAGAATTAGAAAAAGTCTACAATCGTGGTTTTTGGAACGGATATTATCTAGGTCAAAAACTAGGAGAATGGAGTAAAGAATCTGGTTCTCATGCAACACAAAAGAAAGTCTTTTTAGGTAGAGGAGAACATTATTTTGATAAAGCTAAAATTGGTCAGTTTAAAATTGATGCTTATGATGTAAATATTGGTGATACAATTTTAATTACTGGACCAACAACTGGAGCTCAAGAAATGGAATTAAAACAAATGTTTGTAAATGATAAACCTTCAGAAAAAGCCACAAAAGGAGATGAAGTTACTATGAAATTGGACTTCAAAATTAGAAGATCTGATAAATTGTACAAGATTGTTAAAACTGAATTCGCAGAAAACTAA
- the pflB gene encoding formate C-acetyltransferase, whose translation MEVQELTLEKPKRVTFNEGVWNKSINVRDFVIQNIVSYYGDDRFLVGPSEKTQKLWNVCKIGTEIERKNGGVHSVDTETISGVSNFKAGYIDKENEVIVGLQTDSLLKRAMKPFGGYKVVQKALEEQGLKPSEDINTLFTKYVKTHNDGVFSAYNAEIKKFRSLGFLTGLPDNYARGRVIGDYRRIALYGIDRLIEAKKNDLANIGGPMTDAVIRLREEVAEQIKALKDMIVMGNHYNLELNRPAKNAQEAVQWTYMAYLAAVKEQDGAAMSLGNVSTFLDIFIERDLQSGAITEVEAQEYIDQFVMKLRMVRHLRMAAYDEIFAGDPTWVTEAIGGMLNDGRSKVTKTAFRFLHTLYNLGPSPEPNITVLWSPLLPENFRKFCSKVAIDTSSIQFENDDLMRTSRGSDDYGIACCVSYQEIGKQIQFFGARTNLAKTLLLAINGGKCEITGTKMVDGIEADNSEYLDFDKVMANFKIAMKEVARVYNDAMNIIHYMHDKYYYEKAQMALIDTNPQINIAYGIAGLSIVADSLSAIKYAKVKPIRNEEGLTVDFKIEGEFPKYGNDDDRVDIFAHDAVEDFNNDLKKLKVYKDAEPTMSVLTITSNVVYGKKTGATPDGRAMGVAFAPGANPMHGRDNNGAIASLNSVAKIDYKDSLDGISNTFSIVPKSLGATEEERIDNLAATLTGYFDHGAQHLNVNVLDKETLLDAMEHPENHPQLTIRVSGYAVNFIRLTREQQMEVISRSFHESM comes from the coding sequence ATGGAAGTACAAGAATTAACCTTAGAAAAACCAAAAAGAGTTACATTTAACGAAGGAGTTTGGAATAAATCTATCAACGTTAGAGATTTTGTTATACAAAACATTGTTTCTTATTATGGTGATGATCGTTTTTTAGTTGGCCCAAGTGAAAAAACTCAAAAACTTTGGAACGTTTGTAAAATAGGAACTGAAATTGAAAGAAAAAACGGAGGAGTTCACTCTGTAGATACAGAAACTATTTCTGGTGTTTCAAATTTTAAAGCAGGTTATATAGATAAAGAAAATGAAGTAATTGTTGGTTTACAAACAGATTCACTTTTAAAAAGAGCTATGAAACCTTTTGGAGGTTACAAAGTAGTTCAAAAAGCATTAGAAGAACAAGGTTTAAAACCTAGCGAAGATATTAATACATTATTTACTAAATATGTAAAAACACATAATGATGGTGTTTTCTCTGCTTACAATGCAGAAATCAAAAAATTTAGATCTTTAGGTTTTTTAACAGGATTACCAGATAATTATGCTCGTGGACGTGTAATTGGAGATTACAGACGTATTGCATTATATGGTATTGATAGATTAATTGAAGCTAAAAAGAACGATTTAGCAAATATTGGCGGCCCAATGACTGATGCTGTTATTCGTTTAAGAGAAGAAGTTGCAGAACAAATTAAAGCTCTAAAAGATATGATTGTAATGGGTAACCATTATAACTTAGAATTAAATAGACCTGCTAAAAATGCTCAAGAAGCAGTACAATGGACTTATATGGCTTATTTAGCTGCTGTAAAAGAACAAGATGGAGCTGCAATGTCTTTAGGTAATGTGTCTACATTCTTAGATATTTTTATTGAAAGAGATTTACAAAGTGGAGCAATTACAGAAGTTGAAGCACAAGAATACATTGATCAATTTGTAATGAAATTGAGAATGGTACGTCACCTACGTATGGCTGCTTATGATGAAATTTTTGCTGGAGATCCTACTTGGGTAACAGAAGCTATTGGTGGTATGTTAAACGATGGTAGATCTAAAGTAACAAAAACTGCTTTCCGTTTCTTACATACTTTATATAACTTAGGCCCATCACCAGAACCAAATATTACCGTTTTATGGTCTCCTTTATTACCAGAAAATTTTAGAAAATTCTGTTCTAAAGTAGCTATTGATACTTCATCTATACAGTTTGAAAATGATGATTTAATGAGAACTTCAAGAGGTTCTGATGATTATGGAATTGCTTGTTGTGTTTCTTATCAAGAAATTGGGAAACAAATTCAATTTTTCGGTGCAAGAACAAACTTAGCTAAAACATTATTATTAGCTATTAATGGTGGTAAATGTGAAATCACAGGAACTAAAATGGTTGATGGAATTGAAGCTGATAATAGTGAATACTTAGACTTTGATAAAGTAATGGCCAACTTTAAAATTGCCATGAAAGAAGTAGCTCGTGTTTATAATGATGCAATGAACATTATTCATTACATGCATGATAAATACTACTACGAAAAAGCTCAAATGGCTTTAATTGATACAAATCCACAAATTAATATCGCTTATGGTATTGCAGGGTTATCAATTGTAGCAGATTCTTTATCAGCAATTAAATATGCAAAAGTAAAACCTATTAGAAATGAAGAAGGTTTAACTGTAGATTTTAAAATTGAAGGAGAGTTTCCTAAGTATGGAAATGACGACGATAGAGTAGATATTTTTGCTCATGATGCTGTTGAAGATTTTAATAATGATTTAAAGAAATTAAAAGTTTATAAAGACGCAGAACCAACAATGTCTGTTTTAACAATTACATCTAACGTTGTGTATGGTAAAAAAACCGGTGCAACTCCAGATGGTAGAGCAATGGGCGTTGCTTTTGCTCCTGGTGCAAACCCAATGCATGGTAGAGATAATAATGGTGCAATTGCTTCATTAAACTCTGTTGCTAAAATAGATTATAAAGATTCTTTAGACGGAATTTCTAATACATTCTCAATTGTTCCTAAATCTTTAGGAGCTACAGAAGAAGAAAGAATAGACAATTTAGCAGCTACTTTAACTGGTTATTTTGACCATGGCGCACAACACCTTAATGTAAATGTTTTAGACAAAGAAACTTTATTAGATGCAATGGAGCATCCAGAAAATCACCCACAATTAACAATTAGAGTTTCTGGATATGCAGTTAATTTTATAAGATTAACAAGAGAACAACAAATGGAAGTTATTTCACGTTCTTTCCACGAATCTATGTAA
- the pflA gene encoding pyruvate formate-lyase-activating protein, with the protein MESFGTHDGPGIRMVIFLQGCKLKCLYCHNPDTIDTHGGEEHHIEDLVQRAIKMKSYFGDKGGVTVSGGEPLLQAQNLIPFFKRLKEEGINTNLDTNGRLLNHPTIELLDEYADLVMLDIKHMTEDGFQYLTGKRNKETTFNFAKHREESGKKMWLRYVLIPGITNSPELLHQLGNHFKDYKTIEQIELQPYHKLGIHKWEALGWEYELKDARENTKEELQEASDILSNYFKKVKIN; encoded by the coding sequence ATTGAGTCTTTTGGTACTCATGATGGCCCAGGAATTAGAATGGTTATTTTTTTACAAGGCTGTAAATTAAAGTGTTTGTACTGCCATAATCCGGATACGATTGATACCCATGGAGGAGAAGAACATCATATTGAAGATTTAGTACAAAGAGCCATAAAAATGAAATCTTATTTTGGTGATAAAGGTGGCGTTACTGTTTCTGGTGGCGAACCTTTACTACAAGCTCAAAACCTTATTCCTTTTTTTAAAAGATTAAAGGAAGAAGGAATTAATACTAATTTAGATACCAATGGACGATTATTAAATCATCCAACAATTGAGTTGCTAGACGAGTATGCAGATTTGGTAATGCTAGATATTAAGCACATGACAGAAGATGGTTTTCAATATCTTACAGGTAAAAGAAACAAAGAAACTACGTTTAATTTTGCAAAACACAGAGAAGAATCTGGCAAAAAAATGTGGTTACGTTATGTTTTAATTCCCGGAATTACAAATTCTCCAGAATTATTACATCAATTAGGTAATCATTTTAAAGATTACAAAACCATAGAACAAATAGAGTTACAACCTTATCATAAATTAGGCATCCATAAATGGGAAGCTTTAGGTTGGGAGTATGAATTGAAAGATGCAAGAGAAAACACAAAAGAAGAATTACAAGAAGCATCAGATATTTTAAGTAACTATTTTAAAAAAGTAAAAATCAATTAG
- a CDS encoding response regulator transcription factor, with translation MIDEDIKSVLIVEDELLIAGQLKIALLNHGYLCAGIAINYNSAKAILETTKVDLVLLDIKISGRKTGLDVALLLNTIYGIPFLFITSYNDANSLHKIKELSPKGYINKPINEITVLTTIDIILNAKRYETKKFVSIHIGATTYNINLSELIYIEAEHVYVRLCYKTKKSLVRTSLTNIVELLPNESILRISRGIAINPKFIESVTSTSIKVNREVFKLSKKYGKDVENFLNI, from the coding sequence ATGATTGATGAGGATATAAAAAGTGTATTAATCGTAGAAGATGAACTACTCATTGCTGGTCAATTAAAAATAGCACTTTTAAATCATGGTTATCTTTGTGCAGGAATTGCTATAAATTATAATTCAGCCAAAGCAATTTTAGAAACAACGAAAGTAGATTTGGTTTTGTTAGATATTAAAATCTCTGGAAGAAAAACAGGATTAGATGTGGCTTTACTTTTAAATACAATATATGGTATTCCATTTTTATTTATTACCTCTTATAATGATGCAAATTCTTTACATAAGATTAAAGAACTTTCCCCAAAAGGATATATTAATAAACCTATAAACGAAATTACTGTTCTAACTACAATCGATATTATTCTTAATGCTAAAAGATATGAAACGAAAAAATTTGTTAGTATTCATATCGGCGCAACAACATATAATATTAATCTTTCTGAATTAATTTATATTGAAGCAGAGCACGTATATGTAAGGTTGTGTTATAAAACAAAAAAGAGTTTGGTAAGAACATCTTTAACAAATATTGTAGAATTGTTACCAAATGAGAGTATCTTAAGAATTTCAAGAGGTATTGCTATCAATCCAAAATTCATAGAAAGTGTAACTTCAACTAGTATAAAAGTAAACAGAGAAGTTTTTAAATTATCAAAAAAATACGGAAAAGATGTTGAAAATTTTCTAAATATCTAA
- a CDS encoding FG-GAP-like repeat-containing protein: MSGGRGTSFYYFENTGDDDAPAYAAVQNNPFGLINIPNNPSGSSDSDSFPTFVDSDGDGDMDIISGDTYGDFHYYENTGSSSVPQFANPVKDPFGLTDEITFSSYPTFGDIDNDGDLDLLSGAARSSSGNPVFYYFENTGSSTAPQFSAPISNPFGLTLSTPYIRIQLGDLDSDGDLDIMIGGSGGNFRYFQNGPSPSYTQIPDAKFEQALIDRNIDTDGIINGRALTSDLEIVTGLVTVGLEIEDFTGIEAFRDLEVLNIYNNFNTSIDLSGNGKLRELYASNETKDSETLLNSLDVSNNPLLEKLEVLNNNISTLDLSNNPLLTEINVGGNNLTSLDVSNQTAILELNFVSNAISTIDVSQNTALTFLQGNDNGLSTLDVSLNTNLTSLAVNQNPELGSFSTAANLSLVYLNVADTGISSIDVSANTALTELFVGSNSLTSIDVSNNLLLKRLGVAFNQITNIDVSANNKLISFRAENNALVSLNIKNSANNLIPSTFIAFDIRNNPALECVLVDNATAATANWGVKDAGTTFSDTICYSASNYT; the protein is encoded by the coding sequence ATGTCTGGAGGAAGAGGAACAAGTTTTTATTATTTTGAAAATACAGGAGATGATGATGCACCTGCTTATGCAGCTGTTCAAAATAATCCTTTTGGATTAATAAATATTCCAAATAATCCTTCTGGATCATCAGATTCAGATTCATTTCCAACGTTTGTAGATTCAGACGGAGATGGAGATATGGATATTATTTCTGGAGATACTTATGGGGATTTCCATTATTATGAAAACACAGGTTCAAGTTCAGTTCCACAATTTGCGAATCCTGTAAAAGATCCTTTTGGATTGACAGATGAGATTACTTTTTCTTCATATCCAACTTTTGGGGATATAGATAATGATGGAGATTTAGATTTACTTTCTGGAGCTGCAAGAAGTTCTTCAGGGAATCCAGTTTTTTATTATTTCGAAAACACAGGTTCATCAACAGCACCACAATTTTCAGCACCAATATCAAATCCTTTTGGGTTAACATTATCTACACCTTATATAAGGATTCAGTTAGGTGATTTAGATTCAGATGGTGATTTAGATATTATGATTGGTGGAAGTGGAGGTAATTTTAGATATTTTCAAAATGGACCATCACCAAGCTACACACAAATACCAGATGCAAAATTTGAGCAAGCTTTAATAGATAGAAATATTGATACAGATGGTATTATTAATGGTAGAGCATTAACTTCAGATTTAGAAATAGTAACAGGTTTAGTAACTGTTGGATTGGAGATTGAAGACTTTACAGGTATAGAGGCATTTAGAGATTTAGAAGTGTTAAATATTTACAACAACTTCAATACGAGTATTGATTTATCAGGCAATGGAAAATTAAGAGAATTGTATGCATCCAATGAAACTAAAGATTCAGAAACGCTTTTAAATTCGCTAGATGTAAGTAACAATCCGTTATTAGAAAAGTTAGAAGTCTTGAATAATAACATTTCAACTTTGGATTTGAGCAACAATCCATTATTGACAGAAATAAACGTAGGAGGAAATAATTTAACAAGTTTAGATGTTTCAAATCAAACAGCTATATTAGAGTTAAATTTTGTGAGCAATGCTATTAGTACTATTGATGTAAGTCAAAACACAGCATTAACCTTTTTACAAGGAAATGACAATGGTTTAAGTACTTTAGATGTAAGTTTAAATACGAACTTAACAAGTTTAGCTGTGAATCAGAATCCTGAGTTAGGAAGTTTTTCAACAGCTGCTAATTTAAGTTTAGTGTATTTAAACGTTGCAGATACAGGAATTTCAAGTATCGATGTTTCTGCAAATACAGCTTTAACAGAATTATTTGTAGGAAGTAATAGTTTAACAAGTATCGATGTAAGTAACAATCTATTATTAAAAAGGTTAGGGGTAGCCTTTAATCAAATCACGAATATAGATGTAAGTGCGAATAACAAATTAATTTCATTTAGAGCAGAGAACAATGCTCTTGTGAGTTTGAATATAAAGAATAGTGCAAACAATCTAATACCAAGTACTTTTATAGCTTTTGATATTAGAAACAATCCAGCTTTAGAATGTGTGTTAGTAGACAATGCTACAGCAGCTACAGCTAATTGGGGAGTAAAAGATGCAGGAACCACTTTTTCAGACACAATTTGTTATTCCGCTTCCAATTATACGTAA